The DNA region AGTGTCAATAGTGAAAGTCCAAATTTTTTTCTCAGTAGGCCTGAGTTGGGCTGGGCTAGAATGACTCATAAATTACAACCCATATTGACACCTTTAGAGAATTTCATTTGAAGAtgtaatccatttttttttacatatgagAATAATCAGGATAAATATATACATGTGCAAAGTTCTCTATCCCtctctcttgaaaaaaaaaaagaagttctcTCTTCCtctatcctttttattttggtaTCTTTGTAACATGCCCAACAATCAACATGTTGTATTATCTTAGTTTGTTCGTTTATTAAGTTCAGAAACAAGTTTTCATCAAAGCCAACTTATAAAtccaaagtttttcaaaatcctTTATCTGCATATTTAAATCTGTCCTCAGATACTTTAAAATGCATGgtttaagttttgttttttaatgctTGGTTTAAGTTTACAACTAtgtctttgtaaaaaaaatgaaactactttgaaaaaataaaaacaaactacCCTTAAAAAATTTCTCTTCTTAAATTGTCAATCCTATTAATTTTAGAGAAAAAGGTGATTATACATTCACACTGTAAaaagttttaaacaataatccgataattacaataataaatttattaaattttaaaatgattattttaaaataattcaataaatataagcattaaagttttaattttctataCTCCTTTCTCAATTCTCAGTTCCTACTTTGTATGAAACAGATCACAAGAAAACTAATGACAATTTACGTGGAACATATTGAACGTTTCCCATCCCGAACTTTTTTGTCACTAGAAGCCATCATATTCACGAATCGTTATCAGAATGCGAATAGTTAGGAGTTAGCAGAATGCAACGCCAACAGAGGCTGGTAGAAACTTTGGTTAAAATTGTGAGAGCCACATTCACTTGAGACCCAAGAAGATGATAGGATAAGGGTTCAGAAAACTGAATTCCACacaaaattgagaaaattttatattaaaagggaaaaacatTGGACATATATGTCAACTTCTTGATTCCCATTATTGTCCTTATccatttccattttattttctggtcataactttatattcttttgcacccatcatttgttttctaatatataataataactcCTCTGCTTCAACACACACTACTACTtctccctctctccctctctaaTAGTAACAGTAATAGTAATATACATAACATAACCAATGGAAGCACGTGCAGGAGCCAATCAACGTATTGCAAGAATCTCTGCTCATCTTCAGCCTTCAAATTTCCAGGTTTCTTCCTTTAACAATTCAGTTTACTTCAGTTTTTACACACTTTTAGTTCAGACTTCAAAGAGTTGTTTATATTTAAGTAAAGAACAACTTGGTATGTGTTAGGGAGATATAAAGTTGATTGGGTGgttaagaaagaagaggaaaaagtTTGCGGGTTCCATCCCCTGCTAACAATTTACATTTGccgattaaaaaaaacttggtaTGTGTTCCTTGCATGATAAATAAACTTGAGCTTCcattatttgaaagaaaaaaaacttttttgttttgttgtgacAGGAAGGGAGTGATGTTCTTCTTAAGAGAGGTGAGTGCAGAGCAAAAGGTGGGGCACCTGGATTCAAAGTTGCAATTTTGGGGGCTGCTGGAGGAATTGGTCAATCCCTTTCtttgctgatgaagatgaaccCATTGGTTTCAGTTCTTCATCTTTATGATGTTGTCAACACCCCTGGTGTCACAGCTGATGTTAGCCACATGGACACTGGTGCTGTGGTAATTTCCTTTTCATAGGGTTATTGATTGTCAATTAAATTGTAACATAAGACTGAGTTGTAGTTGTTGTGTTAATGCTGAGGCTAGTTACAATAGTTTTTATTGGAGTATATGATCAATTAGTTTGTTAAGAATTATTTACACATGGTTAggttaacaaaataaataggAGCATTGTAATTCACTTTTCCTATCTTTTAATCAATATGACATCTCTTGAGACTTATTCTCTCTATTTGGCTTATGCCTATGATTTGTATCCCTCTCATCCTCTTATTACCAATAGTTTTCCTCTTTGGTACTGATGGGGGGGATTTTTAATGGGGgggtttattttaattattaaggaTTGAGGAATTGTTTTATTGACAAAATTTTGATGATGGAACTTAACAATGTTTAGCTGCTATTTGTTCAAATAATGCGATTTTTGTTGGATTTGTAGGTTCGTGGCTTTCTGGGGCAGCAACAACTTGAGAGTGCACTCACTGGCATGGACTTGGTAATCATACCTGCTGGGGTGCCAAGGAAACCTGGGATGACAAgagatgatttatttaaaataaatgctGGAATTGTGAGGACCCTTTCTGAAGGAATTGCCAAGTGCTGCCCCAATGCAATTGTCAACTTGATTAGTAATCCAGTGAATTCCACAGTTGCTATTGCTGCGGAGGTTTTCAAGAAAGCCGGTACATATGATCCAAAGCGACTACTGGGTGTTACAACCCTTGATGTTGTGAGGGCAAATACTTTTGTGGTAAGCATTGCTTTGCTGTTCTTATTCAAACAGTCTATAACTCATTTAAATTTCCTTCCTGCTGtgttgcaaaaataaaatatctaggAGACTACAAgctaaaagtataattaaatgTTAACTGTTTGATCAAATTAGTTTGTTTATATAGTTTTGAAAAGTATTACAGTGGGTTGAGCAGAGCAGATATTTCTACATTGTGAGATTTTTATAGTATATGATGGAATTGTATGAATAGAGGCTGGTGTATGTCCTGCCATGTTTTCTTCTTTCAGGCAGAGATACTTGGAGTTGATCCAAGAGAGGTTGATGTTCCAGTGGTTGGAGGTCATGCTGGAGTCACAATTTTGCCTCTTTTGTCACAGGTTTTGTAGAAAATACCCCCTCAATTTATTAAGAAGTATTATAGAACAGGTCACTGAAACTTCAAACTTGGTTTTTACAGGTTAAGCCTCCCAGTAGCTTCACTGCAGAAGAAACTGAATACCTGACAAATCGCATCCAAAATGGTGGAACTGAAGTTGTTGAGGTAATGTCACATAAACCTATAGCTTTAACATGTCACTGGAGTAAAAGAGGGATAATTCGCAAGAATTTCtgcatataatatattgataatttaGGCTCATATAAATATGTGCTTATCCCTATGGGCATTTCTAAGATGAGTTGATGACAGTGTCAGTGTCAACTTTTATGCTTCTGCTTTTTCAGTTACTGACATCTGCCTAATACAAGATAACAACTGTGAAATATTAATAGATAATAGAGAAACATATAGTATGATGCTGCAACTATAAGTTGTTTATGGTGCCATGATAATATAAGATTGATGCAACTGTCTCCAATTTCCTTTATCATCACAGGAGACTATGCACTTGGCCATATCAATTATGCTTAAGATGTTCAAACAAGTGAAGATACCAAAACAAATTATGCATACTACTTGTCTGAAATCTGAATAGATTATCTCTACTGTTCAACCTTGTTTTGATATCCATGACCTTAGATATCCAAGAAATCTAAAATACATCACTATTTCCCTGTCTATATTTGGTTGTGATTGAATATTCATCATAATCTAATGGCTAGTATTATTCATGTTACAGGCAAAAGCTGGGGCTGGTTCTGCAACACTGTCAATGGTTAATAGTTTGTCAACATTATCTTCATATTTCAACAGTTGCATGCATTATCAATTATGTGTCAGCAAAGTCCTAGTAGATAAACAAGCAAAGCTGACATCTGACTCCTGATTGTGTAGGCATATGCAGCTGCCAAGTTTGCTGGTGCATGCCTCCGTGGCTTAAAAGGAGAAGCTGGGGTAGTGGAGTGTGCTTTTGTTGATTCTCAGGTGCCATTTGAATTCCTTTTCCTTGCACATGTTCTTCATCTTCTAAGTCTTGCTTAACAGTATCATATGCTTTCAATAGGTTACAGAACTTCCCTTCTTTGCAACCAAAGTGCGTCTAGGTCGTGCTGGAGCAGAAGAGGTTTATCAACTGGGTCCCCTGAATGAGTATGAAAGGTATCATAGTAGTTTATGAAACTATTCCCTATTTTCTTGGATACAATAAGCATTACAGAAAGTGGAACTTTTGCTGTGAAATGCTTAACAGGATTGGATTGGAAAAAGCAAAGAGAGAGTTAGCAGGAAGCATCCAGAAGGGTGTAGAGTTCATCAGAAAATAAATGTGATAAGGAAAAACTAGTTTTTGTCTCTTATATTTAAGGACCATGTGTAATACTTCTCTTTGTTCatagatttttttcttcttcttaagaATAGTACTCTAAATTTTTGGTGTCATCCGTAATTGCTGATGATAACGGATTTGACATCAATAATCTCAGAAAGATACTAAAATATCAGCCTTTTGTACTAATTCCAgatcttattttctttaatctttaacATATTCATAACACATTTGGCAGTGCAAAAGAAATAGTAATGGCTCTTTTGTCCCTTTAGATTATGATGATTGCTGTATGCAGAAAATTACAATGTTGATAAAATTTTGGTGGTCATATTTTATGTACGAGCGATCATATAAGATCTAACACCAATAGTCCACTCTTCAATATATTCCTTATTCAGGgataaaaataacatcaaatacACAAGGACAAAATTATGgaggaaacaaaacaacaatattCTCTGTCAATAACAGGATAGTCCAAGATGTTCTGTAAGAACCATAATTAGTTTGCATTATATGTATGTACAATGTAGTGGTTTAATTTTTCGAAAACCAAGATGATACAAACAATCTGACGCAGATCATGGAGAATTTAGATTGAATTAAGGTCACTAAGCTCGAAGTAGCACTTTTTTCCCAGTTAGCTGCCTTTATGTCTTTGCCAACTTTCAATAAAACCATTTATAAAGATTAATCCTAACTTTAGTTGATCTTTTAGTTGCAACCAGGGCATTGATCACTTTTCATATAGATATACACCATCTATATTCTTGTTACACAATAGTTATTTCAGGCATCGATGGAGAACTCAAACCAACAGGTATATATTACCATATTAAGTGCCTACTTGAGAAACAACAAGAGCCTTATCTTTTTAGATGAGGTATGCCATTGAGATTGGTTAATAACCAAAATTTTAAGACACCTACCATAAGAATTCTCTTAACAACTTTTAATATTGTCGTCCTTCTTGGACTCTACTTCCCTTTTTCACCTAACTAAAATTCAGCAATCGACTCGCCTCAATGGTGCTTCTAGTAGCCTTTTACCTTCTTAAAATACCCAATTAATTAAGTTGTAAGTCATGAATTAAGAATTATGAGCATGCGAGTTTGATCTTTGCAAAGCTTTCTGACCCTTTGCCATTCGCTTATCCCTTCTTCCTCTTTCTCCTATATAAGGTCTATTATGAGCTTCCActtaaatcaaaacaaaaacatattactatgtaattttattttttattttttttcttagtaaGACCACTAGatgtttttatactttttgttaTGAGCTAATTTCTATTCGGACGACTTCACCCTAATCATAAGgtgcttaatatatatatatatattggtacaGTACAATTATTATAGTGGGTTTTGAACCTTCTACTGCTAGTTAAAGTTTACCTCTACATGAAATTTCCAGTGTGCCAATTATGCATCACTTCATGCTTaggtcattttcaattttttaacgatcgatttttgtactttttatgtAAGCTTTTCCTCCCTTCTccccccaattttttttttttttttttaacataaacgaagttcttccatttttaaagtACGTCGCGTGTAGCATTAACTTTTGCAACGCATATATATCATGCCTGTACGTAGCGTCCATGAAATTTGACGTGTATGGGAAGCATGCATGCAAATTATGCACACTTTGTAAAAGATATAGTACACAATTATTCCATTAATTTCAACCAAACTTCTATGAAGTATACAAGTATTGTGGTACAAGAGCTGCCAGAGGTTTCAACTTATAACCTCCCGCAAACCATATTCAAACTCTTCAATTCACACCTTTTACCAATCACATTTTGTTTATAACCGAAACAAATTAATATCAGATTTAGGTAAGAAAGGGACAGAAAACAGACCAGTTGAACTTTAGAATTTTTCTagacattaaattaatttattttattttatattttaaaaggatTTATAAGAAGAGGAGACCAAACTCTGTTCAAATTAGGTATGCACCCATTGTGAGTAAAAACTGTTGTACAAATGAAGTTTTTGGATCACTTAATAGATATTTGTGGGTAAAGTTTTAACTCCCTTTATTAAAGAGGTGGAGCGGTTTTAAggtatttatttctttctatctataatttaaaattacttaaaatactcttaatataaaattttggatatgtgatatatataaaagaaacttttaatctaacaataaattctaaaaaaatattattcgattaaaaattataaaataatataataattgtcaaaattatatcttatatatatgatttgaaGTTGATAAAAATGAAGTACATAAGACACATTTAAGAGACGAAGGACTGAGAGAAGAGAAGCCTATGACTGGGCTAGGAGAATTTATGACAACAAGAATAAAGAACATCTTGAGATGATTAACATATACAAGCTGAAGCACAAAATATGAGAGAATAAGATCAAGCCTAAAAATTGGTCCTAATAATCTAAATAGAAAAAGACTTTAGTATATCTccctttaaatatattttttattattaaaataccttttaatataaaaccaatatatataaatcctaattttatatccttttttttattttttaactctaATTTTGCATCCCCCAGATCTTCGTTATtctttaagttatatttttgcAAACCATCATCATCCTTTCATCCCTATTTTTGCACCTTCATAAACCCTTTATATCTATTTtgatttcctctttttttttctctataaaaaataacaattttattctaTAACTTCAGttactataaatatattttctttgtttataattaatttttttttaaaaggagtttataattaatgttagtcatttcattctttatggtggaaacatatttttaaagaataaactaataattaaaaaaaagtgtaattttttcaacaaaaataatgatgattttaatatttttttaaaatattgatgtacatatatactaatatatacttgataaaaaattagaagtatTGAGATTGTAAAAACAGTACCCATGCATGTAGGGCATGCATTATTATAATAGTACAAAAAAAAGGATAACATGGAATGGTTAAAAGGGGATTATTTTACAATAtgagtacaaaaaaaaaaaagaatacgaAATCCAAAAcagaaataattcatattttttttttggattttagtCTTTAACATTTtagaaaatatgtaattttagttcaatatttaattttaaataagttatttattttatttttttataatttaatgaattaaatcatttttaatagtgacttaaataaatatgttaggtTTAGAATTCAGTtggattaaaataatatatatatatatatatatatatataattaaatgttggactaaatttgtaaattttttaaaatgtgaaaattaaagttgtataaaaaaatagaaagaaaaaaattgtataccaaaagttaaaaaagaaccaaaataCAATGTAGTCATTATTATAGCCTATGAACATTACAGCactcaataataaattttatattcagGATATTCTTTGGCCAAAAAGTTAGACATTAAATTCTTGAAGTACaaaaatctatataaaaaatgaattctttcaacataattttttttatctaaatagaTTTAGTAATCGAATTCTAATTACATACTTAAAGGACATAATTATATGTGAAACCTTCTCTATCCTATATATCAATCACATAATTAAAAGACATAATTATTTGTCAAATTATGTCATTTTGTATCGATTAACGTCGCTTCCTTTCCTAACGAACGACAAAGGATAACCATTTCAATATTGAGCATCATTTGATTGAAGGGCGTGCTCTTTGATAAGCCGGTTTCAATAGGCCACTGTCTCCGgagataagttttaattttcacCGCCACACATGCAACTAGGGAATTGGCTATAAAATCTTCTTAAGTCAATGAAACTGTTGCATTTCACTCAAAATTGGGAAACTCTGTTATATTTTTTCTGATAATTAAAAGTTTAAGTTAGTTGGATCTCAAAATTTATTAGGATCAAGATAGGTCTCAACAAATACTTACAAATATATTTACAGATTATCCAGTAATAAAGTTTTCATATGATATCCTTcattatcaatttaattaacttttattgGCGGAAACTCTGCTATATATGAATAAGCTTATAAATCAGATTTGAAAATTGCAAGCAACCAATGCTTATTCATGAGCAATATCTAACCACGTTATCACATaggttttcattattttgttaatagcTGATAGGTTGTCTAACGAGCTCTAATCACTGGCTTTCCTTGTTATGATTTGCAAATGACCATTGACCAAGAGAATGAGAGACTTGGAAAGTAACTTAAGGAAACAAAGCAAATATATACGTACGCTTTAGACACGTTGACAGGGACCACATGATGATCCTTTAATTTGTATGCTCTTTATCGAGATTTCAATGACTAGTTGGTGAGGAACACCTCAAAGTCCACAAAACAACAGAAGTTGTAAGCATTAATTTTCGTTTTGAAGGCAACATCTAAATATAAAATGAGTTGTATCTATGTTCCTTGATTGAAAATATTAGGCACACGGTTGTCTAAGAAAGTTCACCCCATAAAACCCGTGAGCTTGATGGTCCAACTGTTCTGTAAGTTGGGATACAGTAAGGTCAAGTAGGACAAATTATATATCACAACAACGAAATATATAAGCTGCACTTGCTGGGGCATAGCATAGTACATCAATGAGGACCAGTAATATATGCACTGAATGCTGCAATATCTGTAGATGAGTAAGTTTCTTACCATTAAGATCTTTAATTATAGTGCACAAGCACATGTGCCAAAGAATGTAATTGATCTAGAATGGTGCATGGGGGAGTTGTGGTTTTGGTACAGgactttttttcttccatttattCGGTTTAATGGTAACTTAACAGAAGTTACCATCAACTAGTTGAAATTGAAGTACCCAAGTTTATCAACTTTAAGCTGActcttgactttttttttccagGATATTGCTGAATTAGTT from Glycine soja cultivar W05 chromosome 8, ASM419377v2, whole genome shotgun sequence includes:
- the LOC114421348 gene encoding malate dehydrogenase 2, peroxisomal; the protein is MEARAGANQRIARISAHLQPSNFQEGSDVLLKRGECRAKGGAPGFKVAILGAAGGIGQSLSLLMKMNPLVSVLHLYDVVNTPGVTADVSHMDTGAVVRGFLGQQQLESALTGMDLVIIPAGVPRKPGMTRDDLFKINAGIVRTLSEGIAKCCPNAIVNLISNPVNSTVAIAAEVFKKAGTYDPKRLLGVTTLDVVRANTFVAEILGVDPREVDVPVVGGHAGVTILPLLSQVKPPSSFTAEETEYLTNRIQNGGTEVVEAKAGAGSATLSMAYAAAKFAGACLRGLKGEAGVVECAFVDSQVTELPFFATKVRLGRAGAEEVYQLGPLNEYERIGLEKAKRELAGSIQKGVEFIRK